In Drosophila subpulchrella strain 33 F10 #4 breed RU33 chromosome X, RU_Dsub_v1.1 Primary Assembly, whole genome shotgun sequence, the DNA window TCCATTGGTCTCTAAATCTTGTAAGAGTTCTATGAACTTATACATACATTTGGAATAACCAAATGTTTTAATATCACTTGTTTTTAACACAGCAGCacagaaaatattattatattctaTTGGAGCTGTTGGAAACGACAAATATACACCTTGAATAGGCGAGCAATGTGGACCTAATGGGTTGTTTATCTCGAAGTCGTCAAAGTAAAGGAAGTAcggaaatataatttttccaTTTAACGTGTTTTTAATCCTAATTTTTTTCCATAAAAAGCCGTTGACAAAATTTGTAATGTTTGTTTCGTTTTCTAAAAATGAAAGCCTTTTCAGAAATGCGTCCAGTAAATTTGGtatttcaaaaaactttttcaaatgaaatttCAACGGAAAAATAGCGCCTTTGGATGGTTTCGACATTAGCATGACCTTATTCTTCGACCGTATTGGTGTTATTCTGTCATCTATTTTTACAATAATTGGGTCTTCATAAAAGCCCTTTTCCCTGAGAACCTTTAACAGCTTATATTCTGAAGAAACGGTTTCGAAtggattttgaaaaaattctaGAAGATGTTTTATTTTGGAATCTTCGGTTAAGTTCAGACTTTGTTGAATTTGTTGTAACTCCTTTTCTATTGGCGCTATTAAGAACTTCCTAATTTCGGACTGCAATTTAAATACGGTTTCCCGCGGAATGTTAAGCTTTGAGCAAATGTTAAGTGTCAAATTTTCGGCGTTATTGAACAAATTATGTTTGTCTATCTTGGAGTTATTCGAAAAAGTTATGGGTTTTTCGCTATCAATTTCTTCTTCAAAATCTGTAGTCGAATATAATGTTTCGTTTTCGTTAATAAAATCTTGTGTTGTGTTGGTTTTGCAATGATTGTTTGTGTTACGCATATGCCTCCGTAAGGCTTTAAGTTCATTAAAGTGTTGAGGGCAGTTCAGAAATCCACACGGTATGCTTATATACGTTTCTTGAGAATGAGATTCTTTTATATGggaaaaaaatggtattttgtCACCGAAATTTTCCGAACAAATTTTGCATTTTACTtccattttaaaaagtaataagTTAAAGATTatgaaagaaaagaaaaaatgaatGTCTAAACTTCAGAATATGTcaaagcaaaaaataaataaggaaagaaaaaattaatgtcTAAACTTCATAATATgtcgaaataaaaaataaataagaaaagaaaaaattaatgtcTAAACTTCATAATATgtcgaaataaaaaataaataaggaaagaaaaaattaatgtcTAAACTTCATAATATgtcgaaataaaaaataaataagaaaagaaaaaattaattccTAAACTTCAATTTTTGTCAATATTAATTGGAAATACAGCCTATTTATGAAAACTTATGCCTAAAATGGTTACATtctaaagtttttaaaatcgtTTAAGAGTTCAGAGAGAGCTTTGCTTTTCTTATCAGACTTCAAATGAATTTCATAAAAATGTTGTTGTATCAATGACCACACTAATGTACATTCCGGGGGATACTCGAGGTTTAggacaaaaaatattttgaaacacACTTCAATGCTTCTTAATAAATTTGGCATCCTATAAAAAACACCTGATAAGTAAACTGAAAACTCTGTAAGGTAAAATGGGCTTGTTCCCACGCTGCAGATGAACGGTTGCAGTTTCTGCTTTCCTGAGTAGCAGTTTTCCGTAAGATTCTTTAAATGTGTTTGCAGTTCCCCAACAGTAGCCTTCCAAACCAAGAAACGGCCTCGCGAATCCGCAATTGTGTGTTTAAATGTCTTGCTATCGCCGTCTGCTTTTGTCCTCGAGGTTGGCACCAACACTGAATGAATCGCAAGCCAAATTAAAGTCGTTTGTATGTCTATACATTATGGGAATAATTTAATgagaatattgaaaaaaagtattaaacgCATATACATACCTTCACCGTTGCTTTCCAAAGACTTAAGCAGGATCTTACCCTGTTGTTCCTTTACTTTCTCTCTTAAAAGGGGAACAATTTTTGACTTAAACTCGTCCCACTTTTGcgaaaaattgttaaaagaaGCTGGATATAAAGCCTCAAAGTCGTTTTCGATCTATATTATTAAGatgtgttttaaaaaaatgtgcttacaaatttattttagagCTTACCAGCTTGAATCCGAAGGATTGTGTCAAAATTGGAAATTCTTCAAATACATCAAGCAGATTGGCATCCGACTTCAGGAAATTGCTTCTCCAGTCAAATGTGGAATTCCAGCACCTTAGCACAGACTCCAAGGGctcaatattatatttaagccATTGTAAATCCAATTCGACTTCAgctattatttaaaaacatatataattAACATGTACCTAAGTACTAGAAGTATTACTTACTTTTTTGGGAAGACAATAACATATTTGGAGAAACGTTTTGGTTTAAAGGCTTGGGGACTTTTCCAGTACTATATTTGGCCTTTATATTATAAAAGTGGCTGTACAGCAGGCCGCCCGGTTTCTTTCCTTTACTCTTCAAGAAGTATGTGTCcttaaaagtaaaaagaatgtttaatttaaatattttttactgtgttgcATTCACTTACAGCCGTCTCAGAATCAAATATATCAGTTATTTGGTTGGCAATCTCCTTCAACAGGTTCTGCCTAGGTTTAAGTTCTTTTTGAAGCAAGTACTCGACTATTACAGAACTTAGGTCTCTTCTCACTTGTGAGCTAAGGGTTTTGCGTTCATTATAATGCTTCAATATCAGTTTTCCCTTTTTGCTTTTTGAAAGAATTCGAGCCACACAAACACCTGGTTCTGGCTCGTTACTATCCTCAACGTTCtccttttaaaaaaagaaaatggtgtgaaaattaaaatgaaaatgcaCATAcgctttttaaaaacaatctTAGTTTTAATTTAGCTTGCGTTTGCTGTGCTTCTGAAAAAAAGGCCGCAGCAGAAACAATAGCCAAATTTGAGCACTGACGAAATGTCTAAGATGTTTTTGTCGAAATCCGGACATGGCGGATGTCTTACAGAAACGGGACTATTTAAAAAGAAGAAGAGAAGAATTCGAAGTATCTTTTGCTCATTTCAATTCGAAATCACTTGGCACAAAGCATTTGGGGGTTGTTTTGCATACAcatgtgtatgtatgtgttACGTGTACGACGCTCTAATGCAGTTCGAACTGGAAAGATCTTTGAaatacacatacatatatatgtatgcatgTATGTGTTCTGTTGCATCATCCTTTTAACACGTGATCTCAAAATTACTCACATatacaaataattaattatgtatGTTCTTACTTTGTTCTGCCACAACTCCAGTTTTTTAAAGAACTCTATAGCTGGACCGACCATTTCTACTGGAATTTCCCCTCTGAGGTGCTCccaattcaaatattttaatgtctCAACGGTAAACATTCTTTCTGTTATAGATAAATTCATTAACTTATTACAAGCAATTTACAATttattatatgtatgtatgtactcaccagaaaatatttcaaggaaTGCTTCGCCTCCCAATTCTTTTACCACTGTCTCCATTTTCACTTGCACTTTTCAACAAACAAAAGGGTTAACAAACACGTCTTTACCAGCCAAGCGTCCGAAAAATTATGACAATGCAATTCGTCTCTACCCCAACCCTTGACACAAAGGTTAGATGAAAAGGAATTGAAAGAAAACTGTAAACTAGGGTGGACTTCCCTAAGGTCAGATGAGCCTTGCGTTTAATGTGAAACAAATTTCACACAAATATAAGTCCACCCTAACGTACGCACATTCTTGACACTTGCTTTGACCTGCGAACTATTCACACATACATATGCATCAATTTATTGCGTCTTAACTTGGTGGTTTTTAGggtaatttttcttaaattcagAAAATTGTTTGTGTATTTTTGTTCTACTTTTTAGGGCGATTTCGCCGTTAAAGTTAGAAAATACTTTTAGCGTCGACTCGGAAAAAATCGCCCTATATAATAGAAAAATTTGGCATTTTAGAAAAACCAAccctaaaaattattttctatggcgattttccttatatttagGGCTAGCCTTTCTTGAAATAAGaaaatttttctaaatttaaggGCGATTTCagttttagggcgatttttctagtatttagaaaaaaaattttatgagTGTATAAGTTAATCAGGAAGATATAGAAAACATTGAGTCCGATCAGGGAGACTTAAATTTTAAGTTAAAGAAGTGGTTTATAAAGTACAAGCCAACTCGTAGTTGCGCTACAGATCtaatcaaaattttaaatgaagaaaCTTTAAATGTTAGgcctttttataaatttaaatgcagGAATACACCAGATATTACGGGAATAGATGGGGGTTCCTATTTGCATATTGGCTTATCGAAGCAATTAGTAAAATTATCTGTGGTAGCAGAATTACCAGAGGTTTTAAGCATTGACGTCAATATTGACGGTCTTCCCTTAACTAAAAGCTCTAGTGCACAATTGTGGCCTATTATAGTTCGagttaataatattaataaatgcCCCGTCTTTCCAGTAGGAGCTTTTTTCATCTAAAAATAAGCCATCTAATTGTGTTCAATACATGTCAAAATTTACTAGTGAATTGTCCGATCTTTTTATAAATGGACTtacaattttaaacaaaaaagtaaATTTAGAACTTAGGGCGGTGGTTTGTGATGCACCTGCAAGGGCATTTGTTACAGGAACCCCTGAAAATACATCCAGTCACGGCTGTACCAAATGTCTTCAGGTTGGTCGCAAAATAGATGGTACATTAACATACAGAACTGTTGCTAGTGAGTTAATTACTGATGAAGACTTTGCGAATAGAATTTATCCAAACCATGACAGCAAAGGTTATTTGAATAGTCCGTCCGCTTTTGAAACGCTTGGTGTTCGTATGATAACCAAAGTTCCTCTAGATTGTAAGCATCTTATTGAGTTGGGGGTAATGCGCAAATTTTTAGATCGAATTTATTATAGTAAAGTTATAAATAAAGtttcaaaacaaaaccaaatcaGTATTTCCGCTAAATTAATGTCAATGCGAACTTTTATACCTAGAGAATTTGCAAGGAAGCCGAGGACAGTGTTAGAGCTTCCTAACTGGAAAAGCACTGAGTTTAGGCTGTTCTTATTATACACTGGTATTGTAGCTCTTTAAGATTCAATATTTGATGACCAgtattatttacttttattactCCACTACGCATATAGACTGCTCTGTTCGCAAAAGCAACGTGGaaataatattgaaaatgctcaacaaatattaaatctaTTTGTTGAAAATTTCCCCATTGTATTTGGAGCAAACAGTGTGACTTACAATGTTCACGGCTTACTCCATGTAAGAGATACTATCAATCAAGTCGGAAATCCGGTTTTActctaaatttataaaataaatcgcCATTAACGACAAATTTCTAAAACTCAGGTCGATTACTATTTTCAGTCTATTTTGatgtttcatttattttttgtaatatatgtacataaattaaaatttcagaaGAGGTTCTCCAAATCCGCAGGGAGATCTCTATTGTAACACACAAGTTGGACATTTTGGCGGACAAACTGGCGGAAAACACCGCCATTTTAATGGTATCATTTGCTCCTGAGAAAGAGATTTAGGGCGCGGTACCATTTCCGCTAAAAACAGAAGAGGAACTAGATGAGTTCGAAAATTCCTTGACCCCGGAGCTTATcggtttttgcatttttatgttttttttttatatctattTGCAGAcaaagaaaatatcaaaaattatTGGGAGCGAACCGCTGTCAAAGCGGTTCAAACTTATCATAGCGGAAGATATCATCAATAGCTACAATTTGGACGGGTCCAACGGGAAAAAGTCCCTCAGATGCCGTATAGCGTTATACGGAGTTcttaaaggtaaatatacaaataaaaaagtaaaacatATGCCATTacatttttcaggagcgttggccaaagactccgaggacccggacaaatcTTTAAGAAAGGCAATGACtaatgttaaaaataagcttacagaacaaaaaacagaaacaataattgtccattagttgaaaatttgaataataccatctaattaaaatgtatttaaaaatgtatgtatttttaaatctatatttttataattgaaaactcatgggaaaaattctgattttcacaagtgatttcacttgggacgtgtcacttgcaagtgatttcataagtgaaaacccattggaaaaattttgattttcaaaGGGAACTGATTTTTTCCCTAGAACTGAAGGGGAATTAGGCGCCCAGCGGAAGCTTTCGCTGACCGCCGACACTTAAGATTTCTGATgctataaaattttaaaattaaataattaaccACTGATTACTTTAAATCATCCTACTGAGGCAATTTCACTTCTGATAACTAAACATTTAACCGCTTTAGCACTTTCCCGATTTGAGTTTTAGTGAAATCTGGGTTAAATGTTTGAGCCACGTGGTATTTATGAAATTAAGTCACTTTTAGCTCCGTACTTGTACATATATTGGCACGTCCGCACGGCTCAGATCGCAAAACAGAAAAGATCCAGTGCGCAGAAAAtgcccttcagttctgcagtagggacgcggtgacatggctcaaggcaaaaagctttttattttttttttgtgcctaaaacgctgtgccgctgttgacgtcagcagagaagttGGCGccgcgtagaagactgcctagaTATTCAGaagttccctctctttctttgtcttataatctgcctgcactcggcgctctcagagacaaatttcggccgatcccttattttttttgcgtctctctgTTATaatcggctagcgactaacatttcggcggaaaaattttcgtggagcagcgagaTGTgtatgccctaatattttaggagcattattgtatatcgaaacaaaaaactaatattgttttacaaaattaaattatttgattatggtaaaattaagtaaattgattttacttataatgttatgtttacctattatacacttttattaaaatataattttttagtttagttaaagaaattaaatccgttaaaattgatttcaatattaaaaacattttagtattaacatttttttaaaattcatattgtattttttactcaagaagtaaaaattatatagtcggatatatttcgcctaATAAGagtataagtgcagtggcacgcgccaacagggaagagaaaacaaaagaaatcaagtaaaggggtgagaagatgacttggtgcattctgtttgagtgattggaAGGGAAGCacccattttaattgtgcgcagcagagtaactttaatcgtttcttaaagttaatataataaagtcaggtaagagctacattaagtttaaggtgctgtgcattgatcttagttaggtattcaatgggttccgttagccgaaagtggatgatgaaatgttttgtgccagaAAAAgtcccgcaaagggtttataaacagctctaaaaggtaaatatacactCAGGGAAAAAACCGTTAGCGTTCTTGATTTCAGTATTTTCGATCTCAGTGAGCCAAGAACGACTCATactaaaaatactaaaatcgtCATCGAAGTCTTCTCGGTTTGAGAACGGGCCTTTGAGAATGGTCGATCTTGATTTCAGTATAAATCGTTCTCGGTTTCAACATCGAATCGATCTCGATTTCGAGAATAACCGTTCTCGGTTTCAGCATCGAATAGATCTCGATATCGAGAATAACCGTTCTCGGTTTCAACATCGAAAATATCTCGACTTCGATAAGAACCGTTCTCGGTTTCATCATCGCATTGATCTCGCTTCCAGAACCCATTCTCAATAAAAATTCTAcatttcttaaatttatatatattttagccTTACGGCTTTAATGTCATTATTAAGGGTATATACATGGAGGGGGGGGCGTTACAAAGTCtgtcaaattaaaaatgtagtttCTTAATGGATTTTTATTGATTGTATGCAATGGGCTACAAACCATAAATTTGTTTGTTCTTCCTCATTCCTTTGTATGTAATATTACCAAAGAAGAAACTTTAGAATGTCTTAATTTTGGCCAGTCTTGCATGAATTCTAAATTGCATAGCTATTTTACATCTTCTTGGTGAATTTAACATGTTTTTTCCCAGAGTCTAAAGACTTCGCTCGAATCCGATGAGTCTCTCTTCAAATGCAATTTTAATGACAGTGATAGTCCCTTGTCGTAGTCTTCAAAATcgtgtggaatattttcatcATCTTCTTTACTAGATAAAACTTTGCGACGTCTGTTCTTATACTTAGAATATAATTTTCCACTGGGGTTACTATGTTTTTTCCCCGAGGAATAAAATAATAGTCCTTAAGATAAAAGCAGAAtgcttaaaaataaacttaaaatggtttttgtttgtgGTTTAAGTATTACCCGGCTTTGAGCTTCGCAAGGAAAAATGCTTATAATCTCGTCCAACAACTTCGAAAAATCTGCGGTTTGAACAACAATGTTGTTGCGGAAAATCTCTTctgttaatatatatattaaaaaattactttGCGTTTCCGTCAACACTTTATTGTTGAGTAAATCGCGGCCCAGTTCTGACGATTGTAGTAAGGAACGCAAGCTCTATGAAATATATGAAATTTTTTGTTAGCcaatattcataatttgttTTCGGAAAAAGTTAATTTGAATAAGATGAGATAACCTGTTT includes these proteins:
- the LOC119557279 gene encoding uncharacterized protein LOC119557279 is translated as MNLSITERMFTVETLKYLNWEHLRGEIPVEMVGPAIEFFKKLELWQNKENVEDSNEPEPGVCVARILSKSKKGKLILKHYNERKTLSSQVRRDLSSVIVEYLLQKELKPRQNLLKEIANQITDIFDSETADTYFLKSKGKKPGGLLYSHFYNIKAKYSTGKVPKPLNQNVSPNMLLSSQKTEVELDLQWLKYNIEPLESVLRCWNSTFDWRSNFLKSDANLLDVFEEFPILTQSFGFKLIENDFEALYPASFNNFSQKWDEFKSKIVPLLREKVKEQQGKILLKSLESNGEDIQTTLIWLAIHSVLVPTSRTKADGDSKTFKHTIADSRGRFLVWKATVGELQTHLKNLTENCYSGKQKLQPFICSVGTSPFYLTEFSVYLSGVFYRMPNLLRSIEVCFKIFFVLNLEYPPECTLVWSLIQQHFYEIHLKSDKKSKALSELLNDFKNFRM